One Deltaproteobacteria bacterium genomic window carries:
- a CDS encoding S-(hydroxymethyl)glutathione dehydrogenase/class III alcohol dehydrogenase, with protein MKVRAAICWEPRQPLVIDEVDLDGPRAGECLVRLIATGVCHTDAYTLSGRDPSGLFPAVLGHEGGGVVEEVGPGVTSLRPGDHVIPLYVPECRQCEFCLSGRTNLCGALLATQGKGLMPDGTSRLSHRGRMLHHYMGTSAFAEWTVAPEIALAKIRPDAPLDKVCLLGCGITTGIGAVLNTARVHAGATVAVFGLGGVGLSVIQGAVMAGAGRIIGIDTNPRKFAMACQLGATDVVDPAAVPGVAEAVVEMTRGGVDFSFECIGDVEVMGQALACTHKGWGQAIIIGVAGAGEEIHARPFLLVTGRAWRGTAFGGVRGRTQLPQYVDWYMSGRIRVDEMITHTLGLDDINRAFDHMHAGDSIRSVVLYGEGGPR; from the coding sequence GTGAAGGTCCGCGCCGCCATCTGCTGGGAGCCGCGCCAGCCGCTCGTGATCGACGAGGTCGACCTCGACGGCCCCCGCGCCGGCGAGTGCCTGGTCCGCCTGATCGCGACCGGCGTCTGCCACACCGACGCCTACACTTTGAGCGGGCGCGACCCGTCGGGCCTCTTCCCGGCCGTCCTCGGCCACGAGGGCGGCGGCGTGGTCGAGGAGGTCGGGCCCGGCGTCACGAGCCTCCGGCCCGGCGACCACGTGATCCCGCTCTACGTTCCCGAGTGCCGCCAGTGCGAGTTCTGCCTCTCCGGCAGGACGAACCTGTGCGGCGCGCTCCTCGCCACCCAGGGGAAGGGCCTCATGCCCGACGGTACGAGCCGGCTCTCGCACCGCGGCCGCATGCTGCATCACTACATGGGGACGTCGGCCTTCGCCGAGTGGACGGTCGCCCCCGAGATCGCGCTCGCGAAGATCCGTCCCGACGCGCCGCTCGACAAGGTGTGTCTCCTCGGCTGCGGCATCACGACCGGCATCGGCGCCGTGCTGAATACGGCCAGGGTCCACGCCGGCGCCACGGTCGCCGTCTTCGGGCTGGGCGGCGTCGGGCTCTCGGTCATCCAGGGCGCGGTCATGGCCGGCGCCGGCCGCATCATCGGCATCGATACGAACCCGCGGAAGTTCGCCATGGCGTGCCAGCTGGGCGCGACCGACGTCGTCGATCCGGCCGCCGTGCCGGGCGTCGCCGAGGCGGTCGTCGAGATGACCCGGGGCGGCGTCGACTTCTCCTTCGAGTGCATCGGCGACGTCGAGGTGATGGGTCAGGCGCTCGCCTGCACGCACAAGGGCTGGGGGCAGGCGATCATCATCGGCGTCGCGGGCGCGGGCGAGGAGATCCACGCCCGCCCGTTCCTGCTCGTGACCGGCCGCGCCTGGCGCGGCACGGCCTTCGGCGGCGTGCGCGGGCGCACCCAGTTGCCACAGTACGTCGACTGGTACATGAGCGGACGCATCAGGGTCGACGAGATGATCACGCACACGCTCGGGCTCGACGACATCAACCGCGCCTTCGACCACATGCATGCGGGCGACAGCATCCGCAGCGTCGTGCTCTACGGAGAGGGGGGACCGCGATGA
- a CDS encoding glutathione S-transferase family protein produces MIRFYYGSGSPFSWRVQLALEEKGLAYEPVLLSFEKGEHKSPAHLARSPHGKVPALEDDGISLYESSAIVEYLEERYPGTPLLPTDAAARARVRIEELECLLYFAERFLGLARQVFFTPPDKRDPAAVEAGRAEVGRQLGELEARAARRKGEYLAGALSRADFTWLPFVEIAARAGADLDRSATPRLVDWRSRMRARPSYERSYPPHWRKK; encoded by the coding sequence ATGATCCGCTTCTACTACGGCTCGGGCTCGCCCTTCTCGTGGCGGGTCCAGCTCGCGCTCGAGGAGAAGGGGCTCGCCTACGAGCCCGTGCTGCTCAGCTTCGAGAAGGGCGAGCACAAGTCGCCCGCGCACCTGGCACGCAGCCCGCACGGCAAGGTGCCGGCGCTCGAGGACGACGGCATCTCGCTCTATGAGTCGAGCGCGATCGTCGAGTACCTGGAGGAGCGCTACCCGGGTACGCCGCTCCTGCCGACCGACGCGGCAGCCCGGGCCCGCGTCCGCATCGAGGAGCTCGAGTGCCTGCTCTACTTCGCCGAGCGGTTCCTCGGGCTCGCGCGGCAGGTGTTCTTCACGCCCCCCGACAAGCGCGACCCGGCGGCGGTCGAAGCGGGGCGCGCGGAGGTCGGCCGCCAGCTCGGCGAGCTCGAGGCGCGGGCGGCGCGCAGGAAAGGCGAGTACCTCGCGGGCGCGCTGTCGCGCGCCGACTTCACGTGGCTCCCGTTCGTCGAGATCGCGGCGCGTGCCGGCGCCGACCTCGACCGCAGCGCGACGCCGCGGCTCGTCGACTGGCGCTCCCGGATGCGGGCGCGGCCGAGCTACGAGCGCAGCTACCCGCCGCACTGGCGGAAGAAGTAG
- a CDS encoding cysteine hydrolase, which translates to MAVDLSTLLAPPHAALVANECQRGVIGDHSLLPELARAAAPVVPTIARLVAAARRAGVPVVHTTAVRRADSRGSNQNARLFMATRRSPRPMVPGSPQAEIVPEIGVAESDLVLPRLHGLSPMSGTELDPVLRNLGVRTIVAVGVSVNVAITNLVFDAVNAGYQVVVPRDAVAGLPPSYVDAVFEHTLGLLATVTTAAEVLRIWDAAD; encoded by the coding sequence ATGGCCGTCGACCTGAGCACGCTCCTCGCCCCACCCCACGCGGCGCTGGTCGCCAACGAGTGCCAGCGCGGCGTCATCGGCGATCACTCGCTCCTTCCCGAGCTGGCGCGGGCGGCCGCGCCCGTCGTCCCGACGATCGCCCGCCTCGTCGCCGCCGCGCGGCGCGCCGGCGTACCCGTCGTCCACACCACGGCCGTCCGCCGCGCCGACAGCCGCGGCTCGAACCAGAACGCGCGGCTCTTCATGGCGACGCGCCGGTCGCCCAGGCCGATGGTGCCCGGCTCGCCGCAGGCCGAGATCGTGCCCGAGATCGGCGTCGCCGAGTCGGATCTCGTCCTGCCACGCCTGCACGGCCTCTCGCCCATGAGCGGCACGGAGCTCGACCCCGTGCTGCGCAACCTCGGCGTGCGGACCATCGTCGCGGTCGGCGTGTCGGTCAACGTCGCGATCACGAACCTCGTCTTCGACGCGGTGAACGCGGGCTACCAGGTGGTGGTGCCGCGCGACGCCGTGGCCGGCCTCCCCCCGAGCTACGTGGACGCGGTCTTCGAGCACACGCTCGGGCTCCTCGCCACGGTGACGACGGCGGCCGAGGTCCTGCGCATCTGGGACGCGGCGGACTGA